The following are from one region of the Phyllostomus discolor isolate MPI-MPIP mPhyDis1 chromosome 9, mPhyDis1.pri.v3, whole genome shotgun sequence genome:
- the MBD1 gene encoding methyl-CpG-binding domain protein 1 isoform X20 yields MAEEWLDCPALGPGWKRREVFRKSGATCGRSDTYYQSPTGDRIRSKVELTRYLGPACDLTLFDFKQGILCYPSPKSSSPCSHLQAPSETVPSKKRKKPSKPVKAGKCQVGPQRVEVRKEAPRDETKADANTAPASLPAPGCCENCGISFSGDGTRRQRLKTLCKDCRAQRIAFNREQRMFKRVGCGECSACRVTEDCGACSTCLLQLPHDVASGLFCKCERRRCLRIVEKSRGCGVCRGCQTREDCGHCRVCLRPPRPGLRRQWRCVQRRCLRHLAHRLRRHHQRCQRRPPLAVAPPAGKKRSRRRGGCESKKTSRRRPRTQPLPPLPPPQPPESPELQPYTNRRQNRKCGACAACLRRMDCGHCDFCCDKPKFGGSNQKRQKCRWRQCLQFAMKRLLPSVWAGSEDGAGSPPPYPRRKRPGSTRRPHLGHTLKHPLGTPTARREHAQTPMKQEAGSGFVLPPPGTDLVFLREGASSPVQVPGPTPASTQPRLQGAQSPGLSWVVALPQVKQEKADAHEDWTPGTAILTPVLLPGCPSKAVDQGLPRVKQEPPDPEEDKEKSKDDSASDSAPEEAGGAGTPVITEIFSLGGTRLRDTAVWLPRSKGLKKPGTRKQ; encoded by the exons ATGGCTGAGGAGTGGTTGGATTGCCCAGCCCTGGGTCCGGGCTGGAAGCGCCGTGAGGTTTTTCGCAAGTCAGGTGCCACCTGTGGACGCTCAGACACCTATTACCAGAG ccccacaggagacaGGATCCGAAGCAAGGTTGAGCTGACCCGTTACCTGGGCCCTGCATGTGACCTCACCCTCTTCGACTTCAAGCAAGGCATCCTGTGCTATCCATCCCCCAAG TCTTCCTCCCCTTGCTCTCATCTCCAGGCCCCTTCTGAGACGGTCCCTAGCAAGAAGCGGAAGAAGCCTTCGAAGCCAGTTAAAGCTGGGAAATGTCAGGTTGGACCCCAGAGAGTTGAGGTCAGGAAGGAGGCCCCAAGGGATGAGACCAAGGCTGATGCTAACACAGCCCCAGCTTCGCTCCCTGCGCCTGG GTGTTGTGAGAACTGTGGAATCAGCTTCTCAGGGGATGGTACTCGAAGGCAGCGGCTCAAGACATTGTGCAAGGACTGCCGAG CTCAAAGAATTGCTTTCAACCGGGAGCAGAGGATGTTTAAG CGTGTGGGCTGTGGAGAGTGTTCAGCCTGCCGGGTAACTGAGGACTGCGGGGCCTGCTCCACCTGCCTTCTGCAGCTGCCCCATGATGTGGCCTCGGGGCTGTTTTGCAAGTGTGAGCGGAGACGGTGCCTGCGGATTGTGGAAAAG AGCCGAGGGTGTGGAGTATGCCGGGGCTGTCAAACCCGAGAGGACTGTGGCCATTGCCGAGTCTGCCTTCGCCCTCCCCGCCCTGGTCTCAGGCGCCAGTGGAGGTGCGTCCAGCGGCGCTGCCTACGA CATCTTGCCCACCGCCTGCGTCGCCACCATCAGCGATGTCAACGACGCCCTCCCCTAGCTGTGGCTCCCCCTGCT GGTAAGAAACGTAGCCGCCGCAGGGGAGGCTGCGAGTCCAAGAAGACTTCCCGGCGGCGCCCCCGAACCCAGCCACTGCCTCCGCTTCCCCCACCGCAGCCTCCCGAGTCCCCAGAGCTG caGCCTTACACAAACCGCCGGCAGAACCGAAAGTGTGGGGCCTGTGCAGCCTGCCTGCGGCGGATGGACTGTGGCCACTGTGACTTCTGCTGTGACAAGCCCAAGTTTGGTGGCAGCAACCAGAAACGCCAGAAGTGTCGTTGGCGCCAGTGCCTGCAGTTTGCCATG AAGCGCCTGCTGCCAAGTGTCTGGGCAGGGTCCGAGGATGGGGCAGGGTCGCCCCCACCTTACCCTCGTCGAAAGAGGCCTGGATCTACTCGACGGCCCCATCTGGGCCATACCCTGAAGCACCCCTTGGGCACTCCCACAGCCCGACGAGAACATGCCCAGACTCCAATgaagcaggaggcaggcagtggCTTTGTGTTGCCCCCACCTGGCACTGACCTTGTGTTCTTACGGGAGGGTGCCAGCAGTCCTGTACAGGTGCCTGGCCCTACCCCAGCTTCCACACAACCCCGCTTGCAG ggggcccagagccctggcctgAGTTGGGTTGTGGCCTTACCCCAGGTGAAGCAAGAGAAGGCGGATGCCCACGAAGACTGGACACCGGGCACAGCCATCCTGACTCCTGTATTGCTGCCTGGCTGCCCCAGCAAG GCAGTAGACCAAGGCCTGCCACGTGTGAAGCAAGAGCCACCTGACCCTGAGGAGGacaaggagaagagcaaggatgACTCAGCCTCTGATTCAGccccagaggaggcaggaggggctggcacGCCAGTG ATCACGGAGATTTTCAGCCTGGGTGGAACCCGCCTCCGGGATACAGCAGTCTGGTTGCCAAG GTCCAAGGGCCTTAAAAAACCTGGAACTAGAAAGCAGTAG
- the MBD1 gene encoding methyl-CpG-binding domain protein 1 isoform X19, translating to MAEEWLDCPALGPGWKRREVFRKSGATCGRSDTYYQSPTGDRIRSKVELTRYLGPACDLTLFDFKQGILCYPSPKSSSPCSHLQAPSETVPSKKRKKPSKPVKAGKCQVGPQRVEVRKEAPRDETKADANTAPASLPAPGCCENCGISFSGDGTRRQRLKTLCKDCRAQRIAFNREQRMFKRVGCGECSACRVTEDCGACSTCLLQLPHDVASGLFCKCERRRCLRIVEKSRGCGVCRGCQTREDCGHCRVCLRPPRPGLRRQWRCVQRRCLRHLAHRLRRHHQRCQRRPPLAVAPPAGKKRSRRRGGCESKKTSRRRPRTQPLPPLPPPQPPESPELRPRALGPSPPAEFIYYCVDEDELPYTNRRQNRKCGACAACLRRMDCGHCDFCCDKPKFGGSNQKRQKCRWRQCLQFAMKRLLPSVWAGSEDGAGSPPPYPRRKRPGSTRRPHLGHTLKHPLGTPTARREHAQTPMKQEAGSGFVLPPPGTDLVFLREGASSPVQVPGPTPASTQPRLQVKQEKADAHEDWTPGTAILTPVLLPGCPSKAVDQGLPRVKQEPPDPEEDKEKSKDDSASDSAPEEAGGAGTPVITEIFSLGGTRLRDTAVWLPRSKGLKKPGTRKQ from the exons ATGGCTGAGGAGTGGTTGGATTGCCCAGCCCTGGGTCCGGGCTGGAAGCGCCGTGAGGTTTTTCGCAAGTCAGGTGCCACCTGTGGACGCTCAGACACCTATTACCAGAG ccccacaggagacaGGATCCGAAGCAAGGTTGAGCTGACCCGTTACCTGGGCCCTGCATGTGACCTCACCCTCTTCGACTTCAAGCAAGGCATCCTGTGCTATCCATCCCCCAAG TCTTCCTCCCCTTGCTCTCATCTCCAGGCCCCTTCTGAGACGGTCCCTAGCAAGAAGCGGAAGAAGCCTTCGAAGCCAGTTAAAGCTGGGAAATGTCAGGTTGGACCCCAGAGAGTTGAGGTCAGGAAGGAGGCCCCAAGGGATGAGACCAAGGCTGATGCTAACACAGCCCCAGCTTCGCTCCCTGCGCCTGG GTGTTGTGAGAACTGTGGAATCAGCTTCTCAGGGGATGGTACTCGAAGGCAGCGGCTCAAGACATTGTGCAAGGACTGCCGAG CTCAAAGAATTGCTTTCAACCGGGAGCAGAGGATGTTTAAG CGTGTGGGCTGTGGAGAGTGTTCAGCCTGCCGGGTAACTGAGGACTGCGGGGCCTGCTCCACCTGCCTTCTGCAGCTGCCCCATGATGTGGCCTCGGGGCTGTTTTGCAAGTGTGAGCGGAGACGGTGCCTGCGGATTGTGGAAAAG AGCCGAGGGTGTGGAGTATGCCGGGGCTGTCAAACCCGAGAGGACTGTGGCCATTGCCGAGTCTGCCTTCGCCCTCCCCGCCCTGGTCTCAGGCGCCAGTGGAGGTGCGTCCAGCGGCGCTGCCTACGA CATCTTGCCCACCGCCTGCGTCGCCACCATCAGCGATGTCAACGACGCCCTCCCCTAGCTGTGGCTCCCCCTGCT GGTAAGAAACGTAGCCGCCGCAGGGGAGGCTGCGAGTCCAAGAAGACTTCCCGGCGGCGCCCCCGAACCCAGCCACTGCCTCCGCTTCCCCCACCGCAGCCTCCCGAGTCCCCAGAGCTG CgccccagagccctgggccccTCGCCACCTGCCGAGTTCATCTATTACTGTGTAGACGAGGACGAGCTA CCTTACACAAACCGCCGGCAGAACCGAAAGTGTGGGGCCTGTGCAGCCTGCCTGCGGCGGATGGACTGTGGCCACTGTGACTTCTGCTGTGACAAGCCCAAGTTTGGTGGCAGCAACCAGAAACGCCAGAAGTGTCGTTGGCGCCAGTGCCTGCAGTTTGCCATG AAGCGCCTGCTGCCAAGTGTCTGGGCAGGGTCCGAGGATGGGGCAGGGTCGCCCCCACCTTACCCTCGTCGAAAGAGGCCTGGATCTACTCGACGGCCCCATCTGGGCCATACCCTGAAGCACCCCTTGGGCACTCCCACAGCCCGACGAGAACATGCCCAGACTCCAATgaagcaggaggcaggcagtggCTTTGTGTTGCCCCCACCTGGCACTGACCTTGTGTTCTTACGGGAGGGTGCCAGCAGTCCTGTACAGGTGCCTGGCCCTACCCCAGCTTCCACACAACCCCGCTTGCAG GTGAAGCAAGAGAAGGCGGATGCCCACGAAGACTGGACACCGGGCACAGCCATCCTGACTCCTGTATTGCTGCCTGGCTGCCCCAGCAAG GCAGTAGACCAAGGCCTGCCACGTGTGAAGCAAGAGCCACCTGACCCTGAGGAGGacaaggagaagagcaaggatgACTCAGCCTCTGATTCAGccccagaggaggcaggaggggctggcacGCCAGTG ATCACGGAGATTTTCAGCCTGGGTGGAACCCGCCTCCGGGATACAGCAGTCTGGTTGCCAAG GTCCAAGGGCCTTAAAAAACCTGGAACTAGAAAGCAGTAG
- the MBD1 gene encoding methyl-CpG-binding domain protein 1 isoform X6, which yields MAEEWLDCPALGPGWKRREVFRKSGATCGRSDTYYQSPTGDRIRSKVELTRYLGPACDLTLFDFKQGILCYPSPKAPSETVPSKKRKKPSKPVKAGKCQVGPQRVEVRKEAPRDETKADANTAPASLPAPGCCENCGISFSGDGTRRQRLKTLCKDCRAQRIAFNREQRMFKRVGCGECSACRVTEDCGACSTCLLQLPHDVASGLFCKCERRRCLRIVEKSRGCGVCRGCQTREDCGHCRVCLRPPRPGLRRQWRCVQRRCLRHLAHRLRRHHQRCQRRPPLAVAPPAGKKRSRRRGGCESKKTSRRRPRTQPLPPLPPPQPPESPELRPRALGPSPPAEFIYYCVDEDELQPYTNRRQNRKCGACAACLRRMDCGHCDFCCDKPKFGGSNQKRQKCRWRQCLQFAMKRLLPSVWAGSEDGAGSPPPYPRRKRPGSTRRPHLGHTLKHPLGTPTARREHAQTPMKQEAGSGFVLPPPGTDLVFLREGASSPVQVPGPTPASTQPRLQVRAPPYPALPNPIQPCSRKLGPSLLPSSFIQGAQSPGLSWVVALPQVKQEKADAHEDWTPGTAILTPVLLPGCPSKAVDQGLPRVKQEPPDPEEDKEKSKDDSASDSAPEEAGGAGTPVITEIFSLGGTRLRDTAVWLPRSKGLKKPGTRKQ from the exons ATGGCTGAGGAGTGGTTGGATTGCCCAGCCCTGGGTCCGGGCTGGAAGCGCCGTGAGGTTTTTCGCAAGTCAGGTGCCACCTGTGGACGCTCAGACACCTATTACCAGAG ccccacaggagacaGGATCCGAAGCAAGGTTGAGCTGACCCGTTACCTGGGCCCTGCATGTGACCTCACCCTCTTCGACTTCAAGCAAGGCATCCTGTGCTATCCATCCCCCAAG GCCCCTTCTGAGACGGTCCCTAGCAAGAAGCGGAAGAAGCCTTCGAAGCCAGTTAAAGCTGGGAAATGTCAGGTTGGACCCCAGAGAGTTGAGGTCAGGAAGGAGGCCCCAAGGGATGAGACCAAGGCTGATGCTAACACAGCCCCAGCTTCGCTCCCTGCGCCTGG GTGTTGTGAGAACTGTGGAATCAGCTTCTCAGGGGATGGTACTCGAAGGCAGCGGCTCAAGACATTGTGCAAGGACTGCCGAG CTCAAAGAATTGCTTTCAACCGGGAGCAGAGGATGTTTAAG CGTGTGGGCTGTGGAGAGTGTTCAGCCTGCCGGGTAACTGAGGACTGCGGGGCCTGCTCCACCTGCCTTCTGCAGCTGCCCCATGATGTGGCCTCGGGGCTGTTTTGCAAGTGTGAGCGGAGACGGTGCCTGCGGATTGTGGAAAAG AGCCGAGGGTGTGGAGTATGCCGGGGCTGTCAAACCCGAGAGGACTGTGGCCATTGCCGAGTCTGCCTTCGCCCTCCCCGCCCTGGTCTCAGGCGCCAGTGGAGGTGCGTCCAGCGGCGCTGCCTACGA CATCTTGCCCACCGCCTGCGTCGCCACCATCAGCGATGTCAACGACGCCCTCCCCTAGCTGTGGCTCCCCCTGCT GGTAAGAAACGTAGCCGCCGCAGGGGAGGCTGCGAGTCCAAGAAGACTTCCCGGCGGCGCCCCCGAACCCAGCCACTGCCTCCGCTTCCCCCACCGCAGCCTCCCGAGTCCCCAGAGCTG CgccccagagccctgggccccTCGCCACCTGCCGAGTTCATCTATTACTGTGTAGACGAGGACGAGCTA caGCCTTACACAAACCGCCGGCAGAACCGAAAGTGTGGGGCCTGTGCAGCCTGCCTGCGGCGGATGGACTGTGGCCACTGTGACTTCTGCTGTGACAAGCCCAAGTTTGGTGGCAGCAACCAGAAACGCCAGAAGTGTCGTTGGCGCCAGTGCCTGCAGTTTGCCATG AAGCGCCTGCTGCCAAGTGTCTGGGCAGGGTCCGAGGATGGGGCAGGGTCGCCCCCACCTTACCCTCGTCGAAAGAGGCCTGGATCTACTCGACGGCCCCATCTGGGCCATACCCTGAAGCACCCCTTGGGCACTCCCACAGCCCGACGAGAACATGCCCAGACTCCAATgaagcaggaggcaggcagtggCTTTGTGTTGCCCCCACCTGGCACTGACCTTGTGTTCTTACGGGAGGGTGCCAGCAGTCCTGTACAGGTGCCTGGCCCTACCCCAGCTTCCACACAACCCCGCTTGCAGGTGAGGGCTCCACCTTATCCTGCCCTTCCCAACCCTATCCAGCCTTGTTCCAGGAAGCTGGGACCAAGTCTGCTGCCATCCTCCTTCATACAGggggcccagagccctggcctgAGTTGGGTTGTGGCCTTACCCCAGGTGAAGCAAGAGAAGGCGGATGCCCACGAAGACTGGACACCGGGCACAGCCATCCTGACTCCTGTATTGCTGCCTGGCTGCCCCAGCAAG GCAGTAGACCAAGGCCTGCCACGTGTGAAGCAAGAGCCACCTGACCCTGAGGAGGacaaggagaagagcaaggatgACTCAGCCTCTGATTCAGccccagaggaggcaggaggggctggcacGCCAGTG ATCACGGAGATTTTCAGCCTGGGTGGAACCCGCCTCCGGGATACAGCAGTCTGGTTGCCAAG GTCCAAGGGCCTTAAAAAACCTGGAACTAGAAAGCAGTAG
- the MBD1 gene encoding methyl-CpG-binding domain protein 1 isoform X13, whose amino-acid sequence MAEEWLDCPALGPGWKRREVFRKSGATCGRSDTYYQSPTGDRIRSKVELTRYLGPACDLTLFDFKQGILCYPSPKSSSPCSHLQAPSETVPSKKRKKPSKPVKAGKCQVGPQRVEVRKEAPRDETKADANTAPASLPAPGCCENCGISFSGDGTRRQRLKTLCKDCRAQRIAFNREQRMFKRVGCGECSACRVTEDCGACSTCLLQLPHDVASGLFCKCERRRCLRIVEKSRGCGVCRGCQTREDCGHCRVCLRPPRPGLRRQWRCVQRRCLRHLAHRLRRHHQRCQRRPPLAVAPPAGKKRSRRRGGCESKKTSRRRPRTQPLPPLPPPQPPESPELRPRALGPSPPAEFIYYCVDEDELQPYTNRRQNRKCGACAACLRRMDCGHCDFCCDKPKFGGSNQKRQKCRWRQCLQFAMKRLLPSVWAGSEDGAGSPPPYPRRKRPGSTRRPHLGHTLKHPLGTPTARREHAQTPMKQEAGSGFVLPPPGTDLVFLREGASSPVQVPGPTPASTQPRLQGAQSPGLSWVVALPQVKQEKADAHEDWTPGTAILTPVLLPGCPSKAVDQGLPRVKQEPPDPEEDKEKSKDDSASDSAPEEAGGAGTPVITEIFSLGGTRLRDTAVWLPRSKGLKKPGTRKQ is encoded by the exons ATGGCTGAGGAGTGGTTGGATTGCCCAGCCCTGGGTCCGGGCTGGAAGCGCCGTGAGGTTTTTCGCAAGTCAGGTGCCACCTGTGGACGCTCAGACACCTATTACCAGAG ccccacaggagacaGGATCCGAAGCAAGGTTGAGCTGACCCGTTACCTGGGCCCTGCATGTGACCTCACCCTCTTCGACTTCAAGCAAGGCATCCTGTGCTATCCATCCCCCAAG TCTTCCTCCCCTTGCTCTCATCTCCAGGCCCCTTCTGAGACGGTCCCTAGCAAGAAGCGGAAGAAGCCTTCGAAGCCAGTTAAAGCTGGGAAATGTCAGGTTGGACCCCAGAGAGTTGAGGTCAGGAAGGAGGCCCCAAGGGATGAGACCAAGGCTGATGCTAACACAGCCCCAGCTTCGCTCCCTGCGCCTGG GTGTTGTGAGAACTGTGGAATCAGCTTCTCAGGGGATGGTACTCGAAGGCAGCGGCTCAAGACATTGTGCAAGGACTGCCGAG CTCAAAGAATTGCTTTCAACCGGGAGCAGAGGATGTTTAAG CGTGTGGGCTGTGGAGAGTGTTCAGCCTGCCGGGTAACTGAGGACTGCGGGGCCTGCTCCACCTGCCTTCTGCAGCTGCCCCATGATGTGGCCTCGGGGCTGTTTTGCAAGTGTGAGCGGAGACGGTGCCTGCGGATTGTGGAAAAG AGCCGAGGGTGTGGAGTATGCCGGGGCTGTCAAACCCGAGAGGACTGTGGCCATTGCCGAGTCTGCCTTCGCCCTCCCCGCCCTGGTCTCAGGCGCCAGTGGAGGTGCGTCCAGCGGCGCTGCCTACGA CATCTTGCCCACCGCCTGCGTCGCCACCATCAGCGATGTCAACGACGCCCTCCCCTAGCTGTGGCTCCCCCTGCT GGTAAGAAACGTAGCCGCCGCAGGGGAGGCTGCGAGTCCAAGAAGACTTCCCGGCGGCGCCCCCGAACCCAGCCACTGCCTCCGCTTCCCCCACCGCAGCCTCCCGAGTCCCCAGAGCTG CgccccagagccctgggccccTCGCCACCTGCCGAGTTCATCTATTACTGTGTAGACGAGGACGAGCTA caGCCTTACACAAACCGCCGGCAGAACCGAAAGTGTGGGGCCTGTGCAGCCTGCCTGCGGCGGATGGACTGTGGCCACTGTGACTTCTGCTGTGACAAGCCCAAGTTTGGTGGCAGCAACCAGAAACGCCAGAAGTGTCGTTGGCGCCAGTGCCTGCAGTTTGCCATG AAGCGCCTGCTGCCAAGTGTCTGGGCAGGGTCCGAGGATGGGGCAGGGTCGCCCCCACCTTACCCTCGTCGAAAGAGGCCTGGATCTACTCGACGGCCCCATCTGGGCCATACCCTGAAGCACCCCTTGGGCACTCCCACAGCCCGACGAGAACATGCCCAGACTCCAATgaagcaggaggcaggcagtggCTTTGTGTTGCCCCCACCTGGCACTGACCTTGTGTTCTTACGGGAGGGTGCCAGCAGTCCTGTACAGGTGCCTGGCCCTACCCCAGCTTCCACACAACCCCGCTTGCAG ggggcccagagccctggcctgAGTTGGGTTGTGGCCTTACCCCAGGTGAAGCAAGAGAAGGCGGATGCCCACGAAGACTGGACACCGGGCACAGCCATCCTGACTCCTGTATTGCTGCCTGGCTGCCCCAGCAAG GCAGTAGACCAAGGCCTGCCACGTGTGAAGCAAGAGCCACCTGACCCTGAGGAGGacaaggagaagagcaaggatgACTCAGCCTCTGATTCAGccccagaggaggcaggaggggctggcacGCCAGTG ATCACGGAGATTTTCAGCCTGGGTGGAACCCGCCTCCGGGATACAGCAGTCTGGTTGCCAAG GTCCAAGGGCCTTAAAAAACCTGGAACTAGAAAGCAGTAG
- the MBD1 gene encoding methyl-CpG-binding domain protein 1 isoform X21: MAEEWLDCPALGPGWKRREVFRKSGATCGRSDTYYQSPTGDRIRSKVELTRYLGPACDLTLFDFKQGILCYPSPKSSSPCSHLQAPSETVPSKKRKKPSKPVKAGKCQVGPQRVEVRKEAPRDETKADANTAPASLPAPGCCENCGISFSGDGTRRQRLKTLCKDCRAQRIAFNREQRMFKRVGCGECSACRVTEDCGACSTCLLQLPHDVASGLFCKCERRRCLRIVEKSRGCGVCRGCQTREDCGHCRVCLRPPRPGLRRQWRCVQRRCLRHLAHRLRRHHQRCQRRPPLAVAPPAGKKRSRRRGGCESKKTSRRRPRTQPLPPLPPPQPPESPELPYTNRRQNRKCGACAACLRRMDCGHCDFCCDKPKFGGSNQKRQKCRWRQCLQFAMKRLLPSVWAGSEDGAGSPPPYPRRKRPGSTRRPHLGHTLKHPLGTPTARREHAQTPMKQEAGSGFVLPPPGTDLVFLREGASSPVQVPGPTPASTQPRLQGAQSPGLSWVVALPQVKQEKADAHEDWTPGTAILTPVLLPGCPSKAVDQGLPRVKQEPPDPEEDKEKSKDDSASDSAPEEAGGAGTPVITEIFSLGGTRLRDTAVWLPRSKGLKKPGTRKQ; the protein is encoded by the exons ATGGCTGAGGAGTGGTTGGATTGCCCAGCCCTGGGTCCGGGCTGGAAGCGCCGTGAGGTTTTTCGCAAGTCAGGTGCCACCTGTGGACGCTCAGACACCTATTACCAGAG ccccacaggagacaGGATCCGAAGCAAGGTTGAGCTGACCCGTTACCTGGGCCCTGCATGTGACCTCACCCTCTTCGACTTCAAGCAAGGCATCCTGTGCTATCCATCCCCCAAG TCTTCCTCCCCTTGCTCTCATCTCCAGGCCCCTTCTGAGACGGTCCCTAGCAAGAAGCGGAAGAAGCCTTCGAAGCCAGTTAAAGCTGGGAAATGTCAGGTTGGACCCCAGAGAGTTGAGGTCAGGAAGGAGGCCCCAAGGGATGAGACCAAGGCTGATGCTAACACAGCCCCAGCTTCGCTCCCTGCGCCTGG GTGTTGTGAGAACTGTGGAATCAGCTTCTCAGGGGATGGTACTCGAAGGCAGCGGCTCAAGACATTGTGCAAGGACTGCCGAG CTCAAAGAATTGCTTTCAACCGGGAGCAGAGGATGTTTAAG CGTGTGGGCTGTGGAGAGTGTTCAGCCTGCCGGGTAACTGAGGACTGCGGGGCCTGCTCCACCTGCCTTCTGCAGCTGCCCCATGATGTGGCCTCGGGGCTGTTTTGCAAGTGTGAGCGGAGACGGTGCCTGCGGATTGTGGAAAAG AGCCGAGGGTGTGGAGTATGCCGGGGCTGTCAAACCCGAGAGGACTGTGGCCATTGCCGAGTCTGCCTTCGCCCTCCCCGCCCTGGTCTCAGGCGCCAGTGGAGGTGCGTCCAGCGGCGCTGCCTACGA CATCTTGCCCACCGCCTGCGTCGCCACCATCAGCGATGTCAACGACGCCCTCCCCTAGCTGTGGCTCCCCCTGCT GGTAAGAAACGTAGCCGCCGCAGGGGAGGCTGCGAGTCCAAGAAGACTTCCCGGCGGCGCCCCCGAACCCAGCCACTGCCTCCGCTTCCCCCACCGCAGCCTCCCGAGTCCCCAGAGCTG CCTTACACAAACCGCCGGCAGAACCGAAAGTGTGGGGCCTGTGCAGCCTGCCTGCGGCGGATGGACTGTGGCCACTGTGACTTCTGCTGTGACAAGCCCAAGTTTGGTGGCAGCAACCAGAAACGCCAGAAGTGTCGTTGGCGCCAGTGCCTGCAGTTTGCCATG AAGCGCCTGCTGCCAAGTGTCTGGGCAGGGTCCGAGGATGGGGCAGGGTCGCCCCCACCTTACCCTCGTCGAAAGAGGCCTGGATCTACTCGACGGCCCCATCTGGGCCATACCCTGAAGCACCCCTTGGGCACTCCCACAGCCCGACGAGAACATGCCCAGACTCCAATgaagcaggaggcaggcagtggCTTTGTGTTGCCCCCACCTGGCACTGACCTTGTGTTCTTACGGGAGGGTGCCAGCAGTCCTGTACAGGTGCCTGGCCCTACCCCAGCTTCCACACAACCCCGCTTGCAG ggggcccagagccctggcctgAGTTGGGTTGTGGCCTTACCCCAGGTGAAGCAAGAGAAGGCGGATGCCCACGAAGACTGGACACCGGGCACAGCCATCCTGACTCCTGTATTGCTGCCTGGCTGCCCCAGCAAG GCAGTAGACCAAGGCCTGCCACGTGTGAAGCAAGAGCCACCTGACCCTGAGGAGGacaaggagaagagcaaggatgACTCAGCCTCTGATTCAGccccagaggaggcaggaggggctggcacGCCAGTG ATCACGGAGATTTTCAGCCTGGGTGGAACCCGCCTCCGGGATACAGCAGTCTGGTTGCCAAG GTCCAAGGGCCTTAAAAAACCTGGAACTAGAAAGCAGTAG